One region of Terricaulis silvestris genomic DNA includes:
- a CDS encoding 2-hydroxychromene-2-carboxylate isomerase, whose translation MTQNIELFYDFRSPYSYLAFTQLREMDIDIALRPMSILKVMEKVGNVPTTITCAAKGRYARADLARWARRYGLALNPSNMRDNDGDACSRAVLAAASPADAAAITLALYRAGWSEKKTLATTDDIVAAIAASGLDPTLIAARINAPDVIAQLDANTDEAAERGVFGSPTIFVGDAMFFGNDRLDFVREELAGLEKAS comes from the coding sequence ATGACGCAGAACATCGAACTCTTTTACGACTTCCGCAGTCCCTACAGCTATCTGGCGTTCACGCAGTTGCGCGAGATGGACATCGACATCGCGCTCCGGCCGATGAGCATCCTCAAAGTCATGGAAAAGGTCGGCAACGTGCCGACCACGATCACCTGCGCCGCCAAGGGCCGCTACGCGCGCGCGGACCTGGCGCGCTGGGCGCGCCGGTACGGGCTTGCGCTAAACCCATCGAACATGCGCGACAATGACGGCGACGCCTGCTCGCGTGCGGTACTGGCGGCGGCTTCGCCCGCTGATGCGGCCGCGATCACGCTGGCGCTCTATCGCGCCGGCTGGAGCGAGAAGAAGACGCTCGCGACGACGGACGACATCGTTGCAGCGATCGCAGCATCGGGCCTCGATCCGACCCTGATCGCCGCGCGGATCAACGCCCCCGACGTGATCGCGCAACTCGACGCCAACACCGACGAAGCGGCCGAGCGCGGCGTGTTCGGCTCGCCCACAATCTTTGTCGGCGACGCAATGTTCTTCGGCAACGACCGGCTCGATTTCGTGCGCGAGGAACTCGCAGGCCTGGAGAAGGCATCATGA
- a CDS encoding SDR family NAD(P)-dependent oxidoreductase encodes MTNKSKPLALVTGVGPGTGAAVARRFAQGGYRVAMLARDAERLAALEKEIPDSIAVPCDVADAAALERAIAAVGDPKVVVHNAVGGAFGTYMQIEPDVLQRNFEINTMALLHLARLTTPAMIAAGEGALIVTGNTSAQRGRAAFAGFAPTKAAQRILAESLARDLGPKGVHVAYLVIDAVIDVPWQRQRLPDAADDFFISPASIAAEVHHLAHQPRDAWSFLAEVRPFHEQW; translated from the coding sequence ATGACCAACAAGAGCAAGCCTCTCGCCCTCGTCACCGGCGTCGGTCCGGGCACCGGCGCAGCCGTCGCGCGCCGCTTCGCCCAAGGCGGCTACCGCGTGGCGATGTTGGCTCGCGATGCGGAACGGTTGGCCGCACTGGAGAAGGAGATACCGGATTCGATCGCCGTGCCGTGCGACGTTGCCGACGCGGCTGCGCTGGAGCGCGCGATTGCGGCGGTCGGCGATCCTAAAGTGGTCGTCCACAACGCCGTGGGCGGCGCGTTCGGCACGTACATGCAGATCGAGCCCGACGTGCTCCAGCGCAATTTTGAGATCAACACGATGGCGCTGCTCCACCTCGCGCGGCTGACGACGCCAGCGATGATCGCAGCGGGCGAAGGCGCGCTGATCGTCACCGGAAACACTTCGGCCCAACGTGGGCGCGCCGCTTTCGCGGGATTTGCGCCGACAAAGGCCGCACAGCGAATCCTCGCGGAATCGCTCGCGCGCGACCTGGGACCGAAGGGCGTGCACGTCGCCTATCTCGTCATCGACGCTGTGATCGACGTGCCATGGCAGCGCCAGCGCCTGCCCGACGCGGCGGACGATTTTTTCATTTCACCCGCCTCTATCGCGGCTGAAGTCCATCATCTCGCGCATCAGCCGCGCGACGCCTGGTCGTTCCTCGCCGAGGTCCGCCCTTTCCACGAACAGTGGTGA
- a CDS encoding PaaI family thioesterase, translating into MADHAEGALDGLQQLHAMLAGNHRAPMGEKLGFKLVKVERGRVEFEGAPDRSVYNPLGSVHGGYAATLLDSACGIAVHSELEANRGHTTLELKVSYLRGLSERSGTVRATGRAVSVGRRVAFAEATLHDGEGRLCATATSTLLVFEIEPSSSGKKIP; encoded by the coding sequence ATGGCCGACCACGCCGAAGGCGCGCTCGACGGCTTGCAACAGCTGCATGCGATGCTCGCGGGCAATCACCGGGCGCCGATGGGCGAGAAGCTTGGCTTCAAACTCGTAAAGGTCGAGCGCGGCCGTGTGGAGTTCGAAGGCGCACCCGACCGCAGCGTCTACAATCCGCTGGGGTCGGTCCACGGCGGCTATGCAGCGACGTTGCTCGACAGCGCGTGCGGCATAGCAGTGCATTCAGAGCTTGAGGCCAATCGCGGACACACCACGCTGGAACTCAAGGTTTCATACTTGCGTGGCCTCAGCGAGCGCAGCGGGACGGTGCGCGCGACGGGTCGCGCCGTTTCGGTCGGGCGCCGCGTGGCGTTCGCGGAAGCCACGCTTCACGACGGCGAGGGACGGTTGTGCGCGACCGCCACATCGACACTGCTCGTATTCGAGATCGAACCCAGCTCGAGCGGAAAGAAAATTCCATGA